From the Streptomyces pluripotens genome, one window contains:
- a CDS encoding MerR family transcriptional regulator: MTGPPAEAAVTTGVLARRLGVSPTTLRSWDRRYGLGPTGRSPGGHRRWSPTDIAMAEEMCRLTASGAPPAEAARVALLRFAPGGGQESREAPAPRPPGPGAVPDVPPAAAAARPGGPGGGLPLGDVRQECRGLARSAVRLDAPELDHRLRDAVRHHGLAVAWEEVMVPTLRAVGRKWESSGDRYVEVEHLLSWHISSTLRSAPLLLPSAPPPAKAPPVVLACTPGEQHSLALEALTAALGERGVPTRTLGAAVPAEALQACVRRTGPTAVVLWAQTRSTASVPLARHVAGLQWGAAGARRRPVVLPAGPGWGQPARSGFPHCTGLRDAVAVLSRLYDEDRGARPAPVGAG; the protein is encoded by the coding sequence ATGACCGGCCCACCCGCCGAAGCGGCCGTCACCACGGGTGTGCTCGCCCGCCGGCTCGGTGTCTCGCCCACCACCCTGCGCTCCTGGGACCGTCGCTACGGGCTCGGTCCGACCGGGCGTTCGCCCGGTGGCCACCGCCGCTGGTCGCCCACGGACATCGCGATGGCGGAGGAGATGTGCCGGCTCACGGCCTCCGGAGCCCCGCCGGCGGAGGCGGCGCGCGTGGCCCTGCTGCGCTTCGCACCGGGCGGTGGGCAGGAGAGCCGCGAGGCGCCGGCACCCCGACCGCCCGGCCCTGGAGCGGTCCCGGACGTCCCGCCGGCCGCCGCGGCGGCGCGCCCCGGCGGCCCCGGCGGCGGGCTACCGCTCGGGGACGTGCGGCAGGAGTGCCGCGGCCTGGCCCGATCCGCGGTACGGCTGGACGCGCCGGAGCTCGACCATCGGTTGCGGGACGCCGTACGGCACCACGGCCTGGCGGTGGCGTGGGAGGAGGTGATGGTGCCGACGCTGCGCGCGGTGGGCCGCAAGTGGGAGTCGTCCGGTGACCGCTACGTGGAGGTCGAGCACCTGCTGTCCTGGCACATCTCCAGCACCCTGCGCAGCGCTCCGCTGCTGCTGCCCAGCGCTCCGCCGCCGGCCAAGGCCCCGCCCGTGGTGCTGGCCTGCACACCCGGCGAGCAGCACTCGCTGGCCCTGGAGGCGCTGACCGCCGCGCTGGGCGAGCGGGGCGTACCGACGCGGACACTGGGCGCGGCCGTGCCGGCGGAGGCGTTGCAGGCGTGCGTACGCCGCACCGGTCCGACCGCTGTCGTGCTGTGGGCGCAGACCCGCTCGACGGCCTCGGTGCCGCTGGCCCGGCACGTGGCCGGGCTCCAGTGGGGAGCGGCCGGCGCGCGGCGACGGCCCGTGGTGCTGCCGGCCGGACCGGGCTGGGGCCAGCCGGCGAGGTCGGGCTTTCCACACTGCACCGGGCTGCGGGACGCGGTGGCAGTCCTGAGCCGCCTCTACGACGAGGACCGCGGCGCACGCCCCGCGCCGGTCGGGGCCGGCTGA